Proteins from one Anopheles nili chromosome 2, idAnoNiliSN_F5_01, whole genome shotgun sequence genomic window:
- the LOC128730777 gene encoding uncharacterized protein LOC128730777, translating into MYANLLVIFGTVVIPLVVISFVCVVTFVNFYLNIRRRFPAKVNCWFCNHDSHVPYDQSNSFMCPSCKQYNGFTADGDYNREIPEQYQQRKNCYYQHQPLNITDDDKWDKSTVRSVASQGPFRNNNGLCFGCNRNQELKIHQLASFVPEDEDNYETEVEEYRKQLEQAYKLCGRCERVLKRTLNDVKRNILGSKLSQIGSKSLNVLDMHMRISAKQIVQQKRQKWAKLCVWAVSSLLLIKLYQDFSNSNWTVTDLMMLCPKPLLTGITMVFSYVLATRALLWRQFELVLSEPTVQQTTDRIQSFGDEIFHHYVPQLVQTSAHYFDSMTNQTQDNANSSLLLNFAIVALASLLVSLGNQRTVIKQIIIVVFCLADIALKYIQYQESSIPICLLTVTSLGLSLSCIGQRLIRCGVPTSNLNSSFHKIYSQQCRETDYTDNDTTASEQSFVLEQNTTNEFPITANTDITPNAHRFPKEPPTSIPNICSDKSRQSLDTTKSGSPSNFSVSPTNPFFMPSFTEGQSPTRLNKMSGSLFNVTTGEVGRSAMDNDSIFKQRNIAQNNSGYSLLKTPSFSVDNFQTMASKQSHRYNYRLSGPPSVIAGSHRDRDFNRHRYSMNTINQEEDRSFRLEDPLIEDDIDRLSISGRASLNTSGLLGSPMWLGHNNPFAQMKTIEQNKEQEVAQPSSSLRQRRFFRPPEPLAKDLLWTGLSHTGDTGNQQTQMSRTSSQSSGFESQAGTTRRNTPTESDVPSGCVNGETPVGAGNFIISPRNEQPSPVPSSASMFERNTIGTSFGNHRQDTSQQRSLFNEQNLFNNALQMQSSAVGGLFFPKISRTSTVSNTSGSTASSVASYNTRHIFAPQQSKTPSYHHQYNHSPIGGPMNAAQIPSETFGTLGFINKTSSLASLTGNSFFTSAKSTARGTPSLLNLSKLTNEIDDGPLPTA; encoded by the exons ATGTATGCAAACCTGCTTGTGATTTTTGGAACCGTTGTTATTCCGTTGGTTGTAATTTCTTTCGTCTGTGTAGTAACGTTCGTCAATTTTTACTTAAACATCAg GAGACGATTTCCTGCAAAAGTAAATTGCTGGTTTTGTAATCATGATAGCCATGTCCCTTACGACCAGTCGAATTCCTTTATGTGTCCATCGTGTAAGCAGTATAACGGGTTTACTGCGGACGGAGATTACAATCGAGAAATACCAGAACAATACCAGCAACGAAAGAATTGTTACTATCAACACCAGCCTTTGAACATCACTGACGACGATAAGTGGGATAAATCAACGGTTCGCTCGGTAGCTAGTCAAGGACCGTTTCGTAATAATAATGGTCTCTGTTTTGGATGCAATCGCAATCAAGAATTGAAAATACATCAACTAGCTTCGTTCGTTCCAGAAGATGAGGATAACTATGAAACAGAAGTAGAAGAGTATCG GAAACAACTGGAACAAGCATATAAACTATGTGGTCGCTGTGAACGTGTCCTGAAACGCACGCTTAACGATGTGAAGCGTAACATTCTAGGATCAAAGCTGTCTCAAATCGGAAGTAAAAGCCTGAATGTCCTTGACATGCACATGCGTATTTCGGCGAAGCAGAttgtacaacaaaaaaggcaaaaatgggcaaaattATGTGTATGGGCTGTCAGCTCTCTACTGTTGATAAAACTGTACCAAGACTTTTCCAACTCGAATTGGACTGTCACAGATCTCATGATGCTATGCCCAAAGCCACTGCTAACTGGAATCACAATGGTGTTTTCGTACGTACTTGCCACACGTGCTCTGCTTTGGAGGCAGTTCGAACTCGTACTATCGGAACCCACTGTTCAGCAAACGACGGATCGCATTCAATCTTTTGGAGACGAGATATTCCATCATTACGTTCCACAATTGGTTCAAACCTCCGCTCACTATTTTGATTCAATGACGAATCAAACGCAAGATAATGCTAACTCGTCACTTCTACTGAACTTTGCCATCGTTGCATTAGCGTCGTTGTTAGTTTCATTAGGGAATCAACGGACCGTCATTAAACAAATTATTATCGTTGTGTTCTGCCTCGCGGATATCGCCCTGAAATACATTCAGTACCAGGAATCGTCTATTCCTATCTGTTTACTTACTGTTACCTCTTTGGGACTATCGCTTAGTTGCATCGGACAACGATTAATACGCTGCGGTGTGCCAACGAGCAACCTAAACTCCAGCTTTCACAAAATTTACTCGCAACAGTGCAGGGAAACCGATTATACCGATAACGACACCACCGCCAGCGAACAATCATTTGTATTAGAACAGAATACGACGAACGAGTTTCCCATAACTGCCAATACTGATATAACGCCAAATGCTCACCGGTTTCCAAAGGAGCCACCAACATCAATACCCAACATTTGCAGTGACAAGAGCAGACAATCATTAGACACAACAAAATCAGGCAGTCCATCCAATTTTTCTGTTTCTCCGACAAATCCTTTCTTCATGCCTTCCTTTACCGAAGGACAATCCCCAACAAGACTAAACAAAATGAGCGGATCTCTGTTCAATGTCACTACAGGAGAAGTCGGGCGTAGCGCAATGGACAACGATTCGATATTCAAGCAAAGAAATATTGCGCAAAATAATTCCGGATATTCTCTACTAAAAACACCCTCGTTTTCAGTGGACAACTTTCAGACTATGGCTTCTAAGCAATCGCACCGATACAATTATCGACTTTCCGGTCCACCATCTGTTATTGCTGGCAGTCACCGGGATAGGGATTTCAACAGACACCGTTACTCAATGAACACAATAAATCAAGAAGAAGATCGATCTTTCCGTCTGGAAGATCCTTTAATAGAGGACGATATCGATCGCTTATCAATCAGTGGACGTGCGTCGTTAAACACATCGGGATTGCTCGGTAGTCCTATGTGGCTGGGACACAACAATCCGTTTGCACAAATGAAAACGATCGAGCAGAATAAGGAGCAAGAGGTTGCACAACCCTCCTCGTCCTTGCGACAACGGCGCTTTTTCCGGCCACCCGAACCACTAGCTAAGGATTTGCTATGGACGGGACTTTCTCACACGGGAGACACGGGTAATCAGCAAACGCAAATGTCCCGCACCTCTTCGCAAAGTTCCGGCTTCGAATCGCAAGCGGGAACGACACGCCGAAACACCCCTACGGAATCGGACGTTCCATCGGGGTGTGTCAATGGCGAGACTCCAGTGGGTGCGGGAAATTTCATCATCTCGCCAAGAAATGAGCAGCCATCACCGGTGCCGTCGTCGGCGTCCATGTTCGAACGGAATACTATCGGCACGTCGTTTGGCAATCACCGTCAGGACACCTCGCAGCAACGGTCACTGTTCAATGagcaaaatttgtttaataatGCTCTCCAAATGCAATCATCTGCCGTCGGAGGACTATTTTTCCCGAAGATTTCCCGTACCTCTACCGTCAGCAACACATCTGGGTCGACAGCTTCGTCCGTAGCTTCGTATAACACGCGACACATTTTCGCACCGCAGCAATCGAAAACACCGTCTTATCATCATCAGTATAACCACAGTCCAATCGGAGGACCAATGAATGCTGCCCAAATCCCTAGCGAAACGTTCGGAACTTTAGGGTTTATAAACAAAACATCTTCTTTAGCATCGCTCACTGGAAACAGTTTCTTTACCTCAGCAAAGTCCACTGCCAGGGGCACACCAAGTCTGCTGAATCTTAGCAAATTAACGAATGAGATAGATGACGGTCCACTGCCTACTGCCTAA
- the LOC128730268 gene encoding F-BAR domain only protein 2, with protein MTVDFNDYFWGEKNNGYEVLYQNMKYGLSATKELAEYFRERSNLEEYNSKLLTKLANKAGSSGGGTFSPLWIILKSTTERLSELHAQKVQKLTELVKNVTKYAEDLHKKHKSVKEDESGTQDAVQAMKDSTTAVSKAKDVHNARLQEVEKARKESSAKEIEKSEAKLRKHQDDYKALVEKHNIIKQEFEKKMTITCRRFQEMEEAHLKQMKEFLSSYMDIVQNNFDLVGQVHSDLKRQFLELTVDKLLEQFVLNKYTGLEKPELIELDFDAGTAGSAGTGGNNSHQLLVNATGMVPGSSSPAPSSLAGGLLESPTLSATSSSQPIAIGATTAKKESHLRSWFSSSSTAAVPTNSPVNLSTSPTATSVGSGHRYDTAMDMPVQQQQQQQQQQQHHHQLSAMRALSPVPSVLQDGSVSGSAQSTGKNSISGFLRSRREKAKSKKAKKKKDSAENSSAKDENILDGDSKGEATNADSTSNLQTTSAISASNVAPTATPEVDEDGYSIQPRETTWDSATITEKSNNFYSSSDSDSEDEREEKKIHVEIKPLNNGVAPISASVDELRATVENLSLSPIGILTSQQQQQHHQQHQFQHQLQQSHQPVQAHGLQHQMSVGNASLLNNNATHLTSPNASNASTPTTVHPYAPLQSPTLSMSTSSNNRYADLGDIFSEVGDISISAPASANLTKLTQRQIPTPTSAGGSSIAIPRPPSRRSEAAVARDRVSPASQIARADSVGSLEFRSPSVGIGSSRGPSPLTIGMSDTIPLAVAFHEIIHAYFKGADESRCQVKMSGDMMISFPAGIVNVLMNNPNPAKLGFRIKNLQNLDNVLPNKQLITIDRLQSTTFSTTLEFNMPVLTAMLRRQAEQNPTAPHINVDILKYQIKAKPGASSCPFQLVSYWKCEQRHTDIKIDYKYNSHAMAQPSPLLNVSISVPVDGSVKNVQSKPHSAWQGESNRLVWNFTDISQHSESGGVDTLRARLEVGSGPSNPAIISTQFNCEGTTLSGIEFELAGTGYRLSLVKRRFVSGKYICEGDGVRTTKTPTPPNVSGVMSPIPFGSNKSANSSGGPSG; from the exons atgaccGTCGACTTCAATGATTATTTTTGG ggcgagaaaaacaacgGCTACGAGGTGCTGTACCAGAATATGAAGTATGGCTTGTCGGCGACGAAGGAGCTGGCTGAGTACTTTCGCGAGCGCTCGAACCTCGAGGAGTACAACTCGAAGCTGCTGACGAAACTGGCCAATAAGGCAGGTTCGAGCGGTGGTGGCACGTTTTCACCGCTCTGGATCATCCTGAAGTCCACGACGGAGCGCCTGTCGGAGTTGCACGCGCAAAAGGTACAGAAACTGACGGAGCTGGTCAAGAATGTCACAAAGTACGCGGAGGATCTGCACAAGAAGCATAAATCGGTGAAGGAAGATGAATCAGGAACGCAAGACGCAGTGCAG GCGATGAAGGATTCGACGACCGCCGTTTCCAAGGCAAAGGACGTTCACAATGCACGCCTGCAGGAAGTAGAGAAAGCACGTAAAGAGAGCTCAGCCAAGGAGATCGAAAAATCGGAAGCGAAGCTACGCAAGCACCAGGATGATTACAAAGCGTTGGTGGAGAAGCACAACATAATCAAGCAGGAgtttgagaagaaaatgacaATAACATGTAGG CGTTTTCAAGAAATGGAGGAAGCacatttgaaacaaatgaaGGAGTTCCTCTCCTCGTACATGGACATTGTGCAGAACAACTTCGATCTAGTTGGGCAG GTTCATTCGGATTTGAAGCGCCAGTTTCTGGAGCTGACCGTGGACAAACTGCTGGAGCAGTTCGTCCTTAACAAGTACACCGGGCTGGAGAAGCCAG AGCTAATTGAGCTTGATTTTGACGCCGGTACTGCCGGATCCGCTGGCACCGGTGGCAATAACAGCCATCAGCTGTTAGTGAACGCCACGGGTATGGTGCCGGGCAGCAGTTCGCCAGCACCGTCCTCGCTCGCCGGTGGCTTGCTCGAATCACCTACTCTGTCGGCCACCAGCTCTTCGCAACCGATCGCCATTGGCGCGACCACCGCCAAGAAGGAAAGCCATCTCCGATCTTGGTTCAGCTCCAGTTCTACCGCTGCCGTGCCCACCAACTCGCCGGTCAACCTGTCCACCTCGCCCACAGCCACCTCGGTAGGCAGCGGGCATCGGTACGACACCGCAATGGATATGCCggttcagcagcaacagcagcagcagcagcagcaacaacatcatcatcagttGTCCGCCATGCGCGCTCTTTCCCCGGTGCCGTCGGTGCTGCAGGACGGTAGCGTTTCCGGATCCGCACAAAGTACGGGCAAAAACTCAA TCTCCGGTTTTTTGCGCAGCAGGCGAGAGAAGGCCAAATCCAAAAaggccaaaaagaaaaaggattctGCAGAAAATTCTAGTGCCAAAGATGAAAATATCCTGGATGG GGACAGCAAAGGAGAAGCAACGAATGCAGACAGTACCTCTAACTTGCAGACCACTTCCGCTATCAGCGCTTCAAATGTAGCTCCTACGGCAACACCAGAGGTGGATGAGGATGGTTACAGCATACAACCGCGAGAAACTACCTGGGACAGTGCGACGATTACTGAAAAGAGCA ATAATTTCTACTCTAGCTCGGATAGTGACAGCGAGGACGAacgagaggaaaagaaaattcatgtaGAAATTAAGCCGTTGAATAATGGGGTAGCCCCGATTTCTGCCAGCGTTGATGAATTACGTGCAACAGTGGAAAATTTATCTCTTTCCCCGATCGGTATTCTGACTTCG caacaacaacaacagcaccaccaacagcatCAATTTCAGCACCAACTGCAACAGTCGCATCAGCCCGTGCAGGCACATGGTTTGCAGCATCAAATGTCTGTTGGAAATGCTTCACTTTTGAACAATAACGCCACTCACCTCACTAGTCCTAACGCATCGAATGCCTCAACGCCTACAACGGTACATCCGTACGCGCCATTACAAAGTCCTACACTGTCGATGTCCACCAGCTCCAA CAATCGGTACGCCGATTTGGGTGATATTTTTTCCGAGGTGGGCGATATAAGCATATCGGCACCAGCTTCAGCTAATCTAACAAAACTTACACAACGACAAATTCCAACTCCTACGTCAGCCGGTGGCAGTAGCATCGCCATACCAAGGCCACCATCTAGAAGATCAGAAGCGGCTG TCGCTCGCGATCGTGTCAGTCCAGCATCGCAAATCGCTCGGGCGGATAGCGTCGGTAGCTTGGAATTCCGAAGTCCCAGCGTTGGTATTGGGTCCTCGCGTGGGCCATCTCCCTTGACGATCGGCATGTCCGATACGATTCCATTAGCTGTAGCATTCCACGAAATAATCCATGCCTACTTCAA GGGAGCGGATGAGTCCCGGTGTCAGGTTAAAATGTCCGGCGATATGATGATTTCGTTTCCAGCCGGCATCGTTAATGTATTAATGAATAATCCGAATCCGGCTAAGCTCGGCTTTCGCATCAAGAATCTCCAAAATCTCGACAACGTCCTACCCAACAAGCAGCTCATTACGATTGATCGGCTGCAGTCAACTACATTTAGTACGACGCTCGAATTCAACATGCCAGTATTAACGGCAATGTTGCGGCGACAGGCTGAGCAGAACCCTACTGCACCGCATATTAACGTAGATATACTGAAGTATCAGATCAAGGCCAAACCGGGAGCATCCTCCTGTCCGTTTCAACTCGTGTCTTACTGGAAGTGTGAGCAACGACACACGGATATTAAAATCGACTATAAATACAATTCCCACGCGATGGCGCAGCCTTCTCCGCTACTAAACGTATCTATATCCGTGCCTGTAGACGGGAGCGTTAAAAACGTACAATCGAAACCACATTCGGCATG GCAAGGGGAATCGAATCGGTTGGTGTGGAACTTTACAGATATATCGCAACATTCTGAGAGCGGGGGTGTAGACACACTCCGAGCACGACTAGAAGTTGGTTCGGGTCCTTCAAATCCTGCGATTATTTCCACACAATTCAATTGCGAGGGAACGACGCTTTCTGGCATTGAATTCGAATTAGCTGGCACGGGATATCGACTATCACTTGTTAAACGGAGATTCGTATCAG GAAAATACATTTGCGAAGGTGATGGTGTCCGGACGACCAAAACACCTACCCCACCGAACGTTTCGGGCGTTATGTCACCGATACCGTTTGGTAGCAATAAATCTGCGAACTCGTCCGGTGGCCCATCCGGATAg
- the LOC128720172 gene encoding uncharacterized protein LOC128720172: protein MIKPFVSIVVASVVVACVGAFFVPTVPTCPNKCCNKLQPVPVVQHHLPVPVQVEVHQTSPSYRPASFLELTEIVLDCFNTLRIPLQRFPSYLSGNFPDDAETKCFLRCMAIKLGVYCDETGADLDRHCLQFGLGECCENFANRHLVCLQQNSLPCPDRCTAAYKQELCFQEPIAKYLDYHFQQLVGLLHQAKCSHDLKMLHP, encoded by the coding sequence ATGATCAAGCCGTTCGTCAGCATAGTGGTCGCGAGTGTGGTGGTTGCCTGTGTCGGTGCGTTCTTCGTGCCTACGGTTCCAACATGCCCGAACAAGTGTTGCAACAAACTGCAACCGGTGCCCGTAGTGCAGCATCATCTCCCAGTCCCGGTGCAGGTTGAGGTGCATCAGACAAGTCCGAGCTACCGGCCTGCTTCCTTCCTCGAGCTTACCGAGATCGTGCTCGATTGCTTCAATACGCTGCGCATCCCGCTGCAACGATTCCCGTCGTATTTGTCGGGCAACTTCCCCGACGATGCGGAAACCAAGTGCTTCCTGCGCTGCATGGCTATCAAGTTAGGCGTGTACTGCGACGAGACCGGTGCCGATCTGGACCGGCACTGCCTGCAATTCGGATTGGGCGAATGCTGCGAGAACTTCGCAAATCGGCACCTGGTTTGTCTGCAACAAAATTCGCTCCCTTGCCCGGATCGCTGTACCGCCGCGTACAAACAGGAGCTTTGTTTCCAGGAGCCGATAGCCAAGTATCTGGACTACCACTTCCAGCAACTCGTCGGCTTGCTGCACCAAGCCAAGTGTAGCCATGATCTGAAAATGCTGCACCCTTAA
- the LOC128721795 gene encoding uncharacterized protein LOC128721795, whose amino-acid sequence MKDDQSLIIDLKNIPNEKQDISSKPETCANRTLLNARKRKHFATKIAEMKMKLSKVNSPTNINQESSHETMELDNNSHLMQLVDLNSNDSTPQSSLILSTNSGSEANKLIKMQTYRCRPKSPVSSSTNTIEIIEQLDETASQTSEDFSEEKDDEIREFIFKDEEYVQMPKALFNEKLNRLKRKVACYENVIQNMRAVLDQAHIPSSFNN is encoded by the exons ATGAAAGATGATCAAA gtCTTATAATCGACTTAAAAAATATACCAAACGAGAAGCAGGATATATCATCAAAACCGGAAACATGTGCCAACAGGACCCTTTTAAATGCTCGTAAGCGTAAACATTTTGCTACTAAAATagcggaaatgaaaatgaagctgtCCAAAGTGAACTCTCCCACGAACATTAATCAAGAGAGCAGTCATGAGACTATGGAGTTGGATAATAACAGCCACCTAATGCAGTTAGTTGACTTAAATAGTAATGATAGTACGCCACAGTCCTCTTTGATTCTGTCAACAAACAGTGGGTCAGAAGCTAACAAACTCatcaaaatgcaaacataCAGATGTAGACCGAAATCTCCTGTCTCGTCCTCTACAAATACTATTGAAATCATTGAGCAACTGGATGAAACAGCATCCCAAACCAGTGAAGACTTCTCTGAGGAGAAGGATGATGAAATtagggaatttatttttaaagatgAAGAATACGTACAAATGCCGAAAGCTTTGTTCAACGAAAAGCTGAATAGATTGAAACGAAAAGTTGCATgttatgaaaatgttattCAAAACATGCGCGCAGTGCTTGATCAAGCCCATATTCCCAGTTCTTTCAATAATTGA
- the LOC128731686 gene encoding ATP synthase subunit O, mitochondrial, whose translation MAASGKFSILARQLSTSSAAAQLVKPPVQVFGLEGRYACALYSAATKTKALDAVEKDLKGLQNQMRADPKVRDLLRDPTTKRNVKAAALKDVAAKVKFNAATGNLLTVLAENGRLGRLDGIINAFSLIMAAERGEVVCEVKTAKPLDDGQRKQLENALKAFLKPSQTIQLTAKVDPALIGGMVVSIGDKYVDMSVASKIKKYTDIITSPV comes from the exons ATGGCAGCATCTGGAAAATTCAGCATTCTA GCTCGTCAACTGAGCACCAGCTCTGCTGCAGCTCAGCTGGTTAAGCCTCCAGTGCAAGTATTCGGTCTGGAGGGTCGGTATGCGTGTGCACTCTATTCGGCTGCCACTAAAACCAAGGCCCTCGATGCGGTAGAGAAGGATCTGAAGGGATTGCAGAATCAGATGCGCGCGGATCCGAAGGTTCGTGATTTGCTACGCGATCCGACTACGAAACGTAACGTCAAGGCTGCTGCATTGAAGGATGTTGCCGCTAAGGTTAAATTCAACGCAGCCACTGGCAACCTGCTTACTGTTTTGGCTGAAAATGGACGCCTGGGTCGTCTGGATGGAATAATCAACGCGTTCAGTTTGATTATGGCTGCAGAACGGGGAGAGGTTGTGTGCGAAGTAAAGACGGCCAAGCCACTTGATGATGGCCAGCGCAAACAACTGGAAAATGCTCTTAAG GCGTTCTTGAAGCCAAGCCAAACCATCCAGCTAACGGCCAAGGTAGATCCAGCGCTGATCGGTGGCATGGTTGTATCGATTGGAGATAAGTACGTCGACATGAGCGTTGCCAGCAAAATTAAGAAGTATACCGACATCATTACATCGCCTGTTTAA
- the LOC128731684 gene encoding protein SET, which yields MASTTKKVKKSVDAVDEEPEALEAVDTCQNEIDALNEQASEEILKVEQKYNELRKPYYRKRNEFIKRIPAFWMTAILNHPQISSILEEEEEDCLQFLEKLEVEEFEDIKSGYRILFYFEENPFFENQILTKEFKLGSHGDSPSSSSTAIKWKPERDLTKVLPKKMGNNRRKRNLENRTFFDWFTDNNDPINDDIAELIKDDLWPNPLQYYLVPDIEVEPEDDEEGEGGEEFGEEGDEEEVDEVEDEEEKAS from the exons ATGGCTTCGACGAcgaaaaaggtgaaaaagtCGGTGGATGCTGTAGATGAAGAGCCAGAAGCGCTGGAGGCAGTAGACACCTGCCAGAATGAGATAGATGCTCTTAACGAACAGGCTAGCGAGGAGATCCTTAAAGTGGAACAAAAGTACAACGAGTTGCGGAAGCCGTACTACCGGAAACGTAACGAATTCATCAAACGCATTCCGGCTTTCTGGATGACGGCCATCTTGAACCATCCTCAAATTTCTAGTATCCttgaggaggaggaagaagattGTTTGCAATTTCTTGAAAAACTCGAAGTGGAGGAGTTCGAGGACATCAAGAGCGGATACCGAATTCTGTTTTACTTTGAAGAGAATCCCTTCTTCGAGAATCAAATTCTAACAAAAGAGTTCAAACTTGGTTCGCACGGAG atAGTCCCTCTTCATCGAGCACTGCAATAAAATGGAAACCAGAACGTGATCTCACAAAGGTGTTGCCGAAGAAAATGGGTAATAACCGTCGAAAGCGTAATCTGGAGAATCGGACATTTTTCGATTGGTTTACTGACAATAATGATCCAATCAACGATGATATCGCGGAGCTAATCAAGGATGATCTATGGCCGAATCCGTTGCAGTATTACCTGGTACCGGATATTGAAGTAGAGCCTGAAGATGATGAGGAAGGAGAAGGAGGCGAAGAGTTTGGGGAAGAGGGTGATGAGGAAGAAGTGGATGAAgttgaagatgaagaagagaaGGCATCCTAG